Within Halostella limicola, the genomic segment TCCTCCTTCTCCAGCTTCTCGACGACCTCGTCGACGTCGATCTGGCCGACCGGATCGACGTTGAACTCGACGTTGACCATCCGATAGTTGGAGTCGGCGAGGCGCTGTTCGGCCTTGCCGACGCCCTCGGACAGCATGTCCTTGAACGGCGTGTAGTAGCCCATCGTGCCGAGATGGAGGAAGGCGAGCATGTCCGTGATCCCCTGCGTGAGCGCCTCGCGGTCCTCGTCGTCCGGGTCGAAGACGGTGTTGCGGTCGCGGTCTTCGAGGTACTCGAAGAGGATGCTGAAATCGAGCATCGCGTTGCTGACACGGCGGCGTATCCGGTTTCGCTTCTGCTTTTTCGAGTGCTCCGTGTAGTCGGTCTTGCGACCCAGCAGGAAATCGCGGTCCGACGGCGTCAGAATGCCCCGCGGTCGGTCCGAGTCGGCCGCCCTCGCTAACTCCTCCGGCACGTCGTCCTGACTCATACACGGAAAGCGGTTATCGGACGGATTAATGCTTGCGGTAGGCGACGGTTTCCGGACGGGTCCCGCGGCCAACAGAAGAGATCACCGACAGTCTTTGGACGGTTCCGCCCGTGACGAGTCTCGACGGTCGCTACGAGCGCCGTCCACAGTTACTGTGGCCGCCGGACCGACGCCGGGGCTCCTCGGGCGGGACGACGATCAAGGCTGACGCCGGGACAGTTCGACGACGCTGTCGGCGAGCAGGTCGACGCCGATGCCGAGGCTGCGCTCGTCCACGTCGAAGGTGGGCGTGTGGTGGTTCGTCGGATGGTCGGTGCCGACGACGAGGTAGGTCGCGAGGCCGCCCGACGACTGCACGCGCTCCATGAAGTACGTCGCGTCCTCGCTCGCGCCGAAGTCGGCGCTCGGGACGACCGTGTCGACGCCCCGGACCCCCTCCGCAACCTCGCCGACGAGCGCCCGGAGTTCGGGGTCGCTATCGGCGCGGGGCGACTCGCTCGTCACCCTGACCGTGACGTCGCAGTCGTGCATCTCGGCGGCGGCGTAGAGGACGCGTTCGAGTTCGGTCCTCGTGTACTCCATCAGCGCCGTCGTCTCGCCGCGGACCTCGCCTTTGAGCGTTATCTCCTCGGCGATGACGTTGCTCGCGGTGCCGCCCTCGACGCAGCCGAAGTTCACCCGGGTCATCCCGTCGGGGTGGCGCGGGATGGCGTAGGCGTTCTGCACCGCCGTCGCCATCGCCTGCATCGCGTTCGCCCCCTCGTTCGGCGCCTTCCCGGCGTGCGCGCTCGCGCCCTCGAACGTGGCGGTCAGGTGCGCCATCGCGAGCGGCTTCCGGACCCCCGCGACGATCGTCCCGGTCGGGTTCTCCAGACCGATGTGTAGCGCGAACAGGTAGTCGACGTCGTCGACGAGCCCGCTCTCGACCATTGGCTTGCCGCCGCCGGAGATCTCCTCCGCCGGCTGGAAGAACGCCTTGAACGTACCGGAGAACTCGCTTTCCTTCACCGCCTCGACCGTCCCGAGGGCGATGGCGGCGTGGGCGTCGTGGCCGCAGGCGTGCATGTAGCCGTCGTGTTCGGACCGAAAACCCTCGTCAGCCGGTCGGTGGCCGGGGTCGTCCGACTCCGCGAGCGAGATGCCGTCGAGGTCGACCCGGAGGCCGACGGTCGGTCCCTCCCCCTCGTCGAGCGTGGCGACGACGCCGGTGTGCCCGTCGGCGGTGCGCTCCAGAACGTCCCGGCGGACGTCTTCCCTGATCGCCCGGGCGAGCCACTCGTCCAGTTCGTCCTTCGAGGGCACCGCCATCCGCTCGTCCGCTGCGAGCGCCTCCTCGCCCACCGCGAGGTCGTCGACCCCGATCCGCTCCAGCTCGTCGACCACCCGCGCCGTGGTCCGCAGCTCGCACCACCCGGGCTCCGGATGCCGGTGGAACTCCCGCCGCAGAGCCGACAGCCGGTTACGTACGTCGTGGGACACTTTCCCGGCCTTTCGGCGTGGAAGCACTTAACGATAGTCGAATTTCGTATACAGTTCGTCCGGTATCGGTGTACGCATCGCCCCGGGCGCCGCAGCGGCGGAAGGTAGCCGGGAGCCGTCTCGTCGGCTTCGCCGCCGTCAGTCGAGGTACGCGACCGCGTCCATCTCGATCCGAACGTCGCCCGGGAGCCGCGACGCCTCGACGCAGACCCGCGCCGGCGGGTCGCCGTCGAACCGCGCGCCGTAGGCCTCGTTAATCCGCCCGTAGTCGTCTAAGTCCGCGAGATAGACGGTCACCTTGACCACGTCGTCGAGACCGTCGCCGCCGGCCTCGGCGACCACGGCGGCTACGTTGTCGAGCACCCGGTCCGTCTGGGCTTCGATGTTCCCGTCGACATCCTCGTCCGTCTCCGGGTCCACCGGACCGAGCCGGAGACGTAGAGCGTGTCCCCCGCGAGAACGCCCTGCGAGTAGGGGTTGTCGTTGCGCGGCGCGCCGTCCGCGACGATCCGGCGGGCGTCGCTCACGGTCAGGTCGACCCCGTCGCCTCGGCGGTGACGTGCTCGATCGCGTCGACGACCACGTCGAGCGCCGTCTCGGCCAGGTCGTGGGTGATCACGAGCGGCGGGAGCAGGCGCAGGACGTTGCCGTGCCGACCCGCGGTCCAGACCAGCACGCCGCGCTCGAAGCAGTACTGCTGGACGGCGTCGACGGCGTCGCCGTCCGGGTGGCCGTCCGCGTCGACGAACTCCGCGCCGATGAAGAGACCGCGGCCGCGGACCTCCGCGAGGCGGTCGGTCGTCGCGTCGACCTCGCTCAAGCGGTCACGGATGTACTCGCCGACCTCCCGGGCGTGCGAGAGGAGGTCGTGCGCCTGAATGTACTCGATGGCTCGGAGGCCGGCCCGCATCCCGACGACGTGACCGCGGTACGTCCCCGCGTGGTCGCCGGACCCCCAGGTGTCCAGTTCCTCCTTGTAAATCGTCGCCGACAGCGGGAACCCGACGCCGCCGAGCGCTTTCGCCGTGGTCATCGCGTCCGGCGTGACGCCTTCCCAGTCGCAGGCCCACCACTCGCCGGAGCGGCCGAGGCCGCTCTGTATCTCGTCGAAGACCAGAGGGAGCCCGTTGTCGTCCGCGATGTCGCGCAGCCCCTGCAGGAACCCCTCCGGGGGCGTGACGACGCCGCCCTCCCCCTGAATGGGCTCGACGAAGATGCCGGCGGGGTTGGAGAGGCCGCCGTACGGGTCCTCCACGATCGCTTGAACCTCCTCGAGGGCGTGGTCGACCGCCTCCTGCGGCTCCTTCCCCTGCGCGAACGGATGCGGGTACGGGGCGTGGACCGCGTCCGAGAGCAGCGGCGTGTAGTGACCCTTGAACTTCTTGTTGCCGGTGAGCGTCATCGCACCGGGCGTCGCGCCGTGATACGCCCCGCGGAAGGCGATCAGGCCGTCGCCACCGGTGTTGTACTTCGCGAGCTTGATCGACGCCTCGACGGCGTCGCTCCCGGTCGGCCCGCCGAAGACGACGCGGCTGTCCCCCCGCAGCCCGCTCGGGGCGATCTCGTCGAGCTTCTCGATGAGGTCGAGGCGAGCCTCGCTCGGGAAGTCCACCGTGTGGACGAGCTTGTCGGCCTGCTCGTGGACGGCTTCGAGCACGTACGGGTTCGCGTGGCCGACGTTCAGAACGCCGATGCCGGCAAAGAGGTCGATGAAGGTGTTGCCGTCGGCATCCCGCACCGTCGCGCCCTTCCCCTCCTCGAAGGCGATCGGGATGTCCTCGGGGTACGCGACCGCGCTGCTGTCTATCTCCCGCTGCTTCTGCAGGAGCTGCTCGGTTTTCGGTCCGGGGACGTTGTCAACGTCCGGCGCATCATCGTAGTGGAGTTCCTCGATCGGTGGTCCTGCGGTCATACCTGACACCATGTGAAACGCTAATAAATAGCTTATCCACAATAACCATATAATACGTACACAGTTACTGAGTTAGTTCGCTCTGTATGTCCCAGAAGGGCGAGTAAACGTGTTGCGAACGCCACTGTCTCGGTCACCCGACTGATCGTTACACGCAGAACCTCCGGATACCCACCGCCGGGCGCCGTCGAAGTAGTAATCGACCGGTTGTTTGAACGTTCTCGATCGTTCCCCTAGCGAGTGGTTGGGAATGGCCTTCTCGGATCGGCCATCGTAATTATTTTATTTATTATTATATCTCTAACGAGTGGTATGATTTACACATCTGGAAACGTTCCATTTTAATCTAATCAGGTATATAATATATAAATGGGATTGTACTGCGCCCCTAGTTTACGCTACAATACATATGAAATCCTTTTTCCGTAAATGAGCAGTTGTGGTCGCATATTCGATAGCTATAAATAACATATATTATTTTTATATTTTAATTTATAATTTATATAAGTATAGTACGGAGTCTCAGACTTTGCAGACCTCACTATCCAGCCGTGAAAATAGCACGTGTGGAGTAGGAAATGATTGACAGATACATATTATAGAAATACCTCAATAACGGCCCGAACACGTGAACTGCCGCGAGATCGGATCCCGGAGACTCTAGCTCTACGACGCGCTCCGAGGCCATCGAATAGGACGAGCCCGACGATGGCCGGACACGTCGGGCGATACGACTGCGTTATCGCCATCCGTACCCGGACAACTCTATTCCTCCCCTGGACGATGATCGGTTCGATGATGGACCCCTGGTGGGGAACTGCTCCCCGAGCGCCCATGATCGCCAGCTCGCCGCGGTTGATCGTAGTAACCACCGCCGGTCGCCCGCTAGTCGCGACCTGGACAGGAGCGGGACCGACAACGGGGAGGACGCTCCCGATTTCCCGGCGGCTGCGTCGCTACGGGAGAAATACCCGACGCGTTACCGGTGGGGCGCCTGGGCTCTCTTCGGAGATACCGGGCCGAGGAGTGCTTACGAAGCGGAATCGGGCCTCCGCGTCCGCTCGATAATACGATCGTAACCGATCCGTGGCAGTAAACGGTCTATGACACTTATTCCAGTCCCCGAGAAAGCGCATGGTCGGGACTTGGCGTTCCGGGCGGTATACCGCATCGTCGCGGCCGTCCGGGAAGGCTCAAGGAGGACCATGGACCACAAGGACGAAACAACCGACGAGGGCACAGAACGACGCGCCGCGGCGGCGACGCGCCGCACGGTACTCTCAGTCGCCGCCGTCGGCGGCCCCTACGCGATGTTCGCCGGCGTCCACCGATCGACCGACCAGGAGAGCGCTCGGATCGAGCTCGGCGGCGAAACGCCCGGGTGGGTCGGCAGAGCGCCCGCCGACATCGAGGGCGAGACGAACCCGACGCTGACGCTGACCGCCGGCGAGACGTACGAGCTCGTCTGGGAGAACGTCGACGGAGCGCCGCACAACGTCGTTATCGTGGACGGCGAGGGCTCCGAACTCGTCCGGAGCGAGATCATCAGCGAACAGGGCACGACCCAGACCGTCGAGTTCACGGCGAGCGAGGAGATGGCGGAGTACTACTGCGAGGTGCATCCGAACACGATGCACGGCGACGTCGCGGTAGAAGCCGAAACGACGGCAGAATCCGCCGTAGAAACGTCCGAAGGGGAAACCGACGAGGAAGAGGAGGAACTGGAACGACCGACGTTCGATCCGGACGTGGTCGAGGAACACCAGGGAGACGTGGCGACGATCGCCGTCTCCCTCGGCGATTACGACCGGTGCGACGTGGTCATCGGGTCACAGGAACTGAACTACAAGGTCGGATTCACCGCCATCGACGGCGTCGCCGCCGAGGAGGACGGAGACGGCCAAGGCGGTGAAGACGCCGCGAGCGGCGACGGAGCAGGGGACGGCGGCGACGAAGAACAGGCGGGAAGCGACGGACAACAAGACAGCAGCGACGGACAACAGGACGGTAGCGATAGCGGACAGGACGACGGCGACGCCGTCGAGGCCGACGGCGTGGTGAAGATAGCATTCGATTCCTTCGTCGCTGGGCGAGGGGACGAGTCCGGGATCAGGGCGGTGAACGAGGGGGATCGGATCCGAAACTACGAGCATGCGACCCCGGAACTTCCGTCACCCCTTGATCCAACTGCCTACCCGCTCGAGGCGTACGTCGAGGGGGAGTTAACGGCCTACGGCGCGTTGCTGCTGCAGCCCCGCGAGACGGTGGATGCGACCCCGGGGGTGGCACCGGACGGGTCGAGTCCCTCGTCATCGGACGACTTCCCCGACCACGTCACTCGGCGCGAAGAGGTCGCGACGGGCGACTGGGCGGTAGTCGAAGTCGAGGCGTCGGGACTGTACGCCACGCTCGACGATATCTCGGCGTTCGACGACGAATCGCTGGGATACGAGCTGAACATCGTACGGACCGACGTACCCAACCGCCGCGACACGATCCCGCTGGAGGAGGTCAGCGTCGTCACGGACGCCGAGAACGATCGCTTCTTCGTCGTCGCGGATACGGACTCACTCCAAATCGGCGCGGTCTACGAGACGATGTTCACCATCACGGACGCCAACCCGTACGTGCCCGACGGCGAGAGCGAGAGCGTTTCGACGTCGTTCACCGTCGTCGAACGGAGCGTCTCCTTCGACATCGACGGGGACGCGCTGACGGTGCCGCCGTCGGAAACGGAACTCACCGGGACGGCGTCGGTCGCACCCGGAACGCCTCTCACGGTGATGGTGGCAAGCACTCAAGAGATCCATCTCCGGGAAGCGGTACAGACCACGGTCGAAGAGGACGGCACGTGGGCCGCGACCGTCGACTTCTCCCGCTACGTTCCCGGTATGCGGTTCGTCGCGACCGTGCCCGAGTTGGACGCCAGGGTGGAAGGGGAGGTCGTGTCGGGGGAATAAACTATTGGCGACGTTATCCTCTGGCGCGGCCGAGACGACTGCGATCAGCCGATAGTGATTAGTATTACTGTTCAGTTTCACCAGCCAGTGTAACTAAGCAGTATTATCGGTGAGGACCCCCCTACTATAAAAACGCTATTTTCGGTTCAAAATTTATGTGTATCCTCGTGGTAAGTGGCTTCGAAATGGTCTCCGAACACAACCTACAAGATTACGAGGACGCACGGGGGAGCTTCTCCTGGGACGACCTGTACGACGCGGCCGACTGGGACGCGCCGGAACGACTGAACGTCGCCCACGAGACGGTCGACCGCCACGCCGAGGACCGGTCGAAGGTCGCGCTGTACTACCACGGAACCGACGGGGAGCGCGAGACCGTCACGTTCTGGGAGCTGTCTGAGCGGTCGAACCGGTTCGCGAACGTCCTCGACGACCTGATCGACGAGGGCGACAGGGTGTTCTCCTACATGCCGCGGGTCCCGGAGCACTACGTCGCCATGATCGGGACGCTCAAGCGCGGCGCGGTGTGGGGGTCAGTCAACGAGCGGTTCGGACCGGACGGCATCGCCTATCGCCTGGACGACTGCGACGCGAAGGTCGTCGTCACCACGCCGGAGAACCGCGACACCGTCGGGGAGGCGCTCGAAGACGCTCCGTCCGTCGAACACGTGATCGTGGTCAGCGACGATGGCACCGGAGTCCGGCCGGGCGATCTGAGCTACCACGGCGTCGTCGACGCCGCGGACCGCGAGTACGACGCCGCCGAGACCGGCGGCGAGGACGACGCGCTCCTGTACTACACCTCGGGAACGACCGGTCCCGCGAAGGGCGTGTTGCACAAACAGCGGTGGGTCGCCGGCGTCGCGGCCACCCAGAAGTACGCCGTCGACCTGCAGGAGGGCGACCTCTACTGGTCGACCGGCGACCTCGGCTGGCTCACCGGAGCGATCAACACCCTCGGGGCGTGGTTCTGGGGCGCGTCGCTTTTTACCTACGAGGGCGAGTTCGACTCCGAGACGTGGGCCGACCTCCTCGACGAGTACCCGATCACGGTGCTGTTCTCGGTGCCGACCGCGTACCGCATGCTCCGGACCGACGACGAGGTGCTGTCGGACGCGTCGCTCGACCTCCGGCACGCGCTCTCGATCGGCGAGCCCCTCAGCGCCGGCGTCGTTGAGTGGGGCGAGGACACCCTCGGCGTGACCATCCACGACACCTACGGACAGACGGAGACGGGCAACATGATCATCAACAACTACCCCTCGATGGAGGTCAAACCGGGGTCGATGGGGAAGCCGCTCCCCGGCATCGAGGCCGCCGTGGTCGATCCCGACGCCGGCGAGCGCCTGCCGCCGGGCGAGACCGGCGAGATCGCCCAGCGCGGCGACTACCCCTGCTTCTTCGCCGAATACTGGCAGAAGCCGGACAAGACCGCGGACTGCTTCGTCGACGGGCCGGACGGCGAGTGGTACCTCTCGGGCGACCTCGCGCACACGGACGAGGACGGCTACTTCTGGTTCGAGGGCCGGGCCGACGACGTGATCATCTCCTCCGGCTACCGGATCGGCCCCTTCGAGGTGGAGTCCTCGCTGGGCGAACACCCGGCGGTCGCCGAGGGCGCGGTCGTCCCGAAGCCCGACGAGCAGCGGGGGACCATCGTGAAGGCGTACGTCACCCTCACCGAGGACTACGAGCCCTCGGAGTCGCTCGTCGAGGAGATCCAGACCCACGTCAAGGAGGACCTCGCGGCCCACGAGTACCCCCGGGAGATCGAGTTCGTCGAGGAGCTCCCCAAGACCGTCACCGGGAAGATCCGGCGGACGGAACTGCGCGACCGGACCGAGGACCCGACCAGTTAGGCGCGTCCGGATCGTCACCGGTCCTCCCTGACGGCCGAACCCCGTCGGGGGCCTCGGCGCGACCGACGCGGTTCATTGCAGGATCGCTACCGCGTCGCGCAACCGCGCCAGCGCGCTGGCGGGGTCCTCTCGGATGCGGTAGTCGGCGGCCCCGTCCATCGGCGTGGGCCGTTCGCCGATCACGAGGAGGCCGGCCCCCGACTCGACCGCGTGCTCGGCGTTCTCAGCGGTCGGATCGACCGAGAGCCGCGTCCCCGCGGCGACGTAGACGTCGCACTTCTCGGCGCGGGCGTAGGCGGCCAGTCGGTCGTGTCGCGCCGGCGGCTCGCCCGCGAGCACGACGCCGGGACCCAGCGTCCCGCCGCACGCGTGACACCGGCGATGACCGGTTGTCCGCTCCGGCGCCACGTCGAACGTCCGCTCGCAGTACTCGCAGCGGGCGAGGTCGGCCCGGCCGTGGAACTCGATGCTGTCCTCCTCGGGCACGCCGGCGGCCCGAAGCTGGCCGAAGACGTTCTCGGTGAGGACCGACGAGACGTGACCGTCCGCGACCAGTTCGGCGACGCGCTCGTGGACCGGTCGCGGGTCGGCGCTCGCCGGGCCCGCGGCCGCGTCGTCCCAGAAATCGAGCCAGTCGTCCCAGACGCGTTCGGGGTGCTCCTCGAACCGCGCCATCGTGAACGAGCCGTCGGGGTCGCCCCAGAGCGACGCCGCCAGTTCGTCCGCCGGAACGTCGGTCCCGGCGAGCAGCTCCGGCCCGACGTGCAGGACCACCTCGTCGGCGTCGCGGACCAGGCGAGCGCCCTTTCGCAGCCGAGGATCGCTCATTCGGGCGCGCTACGGGACGGGACGCTAAAACCGTCTCGCCGCTTGACACCGAGTCGAGAGGATCGGGGGAGCGGTGGGCAGCGCTCCCGATCTGCTGCCCGTACCGCTAAACCGCTGCGTCTCGAACCTCCCCCATGCGAGTCGTCGTCGCCGGGACGTTCGGACCGATCCACGACGGGCACCGCGCGCTGTTCACCGAGGCGCTGGAACGCGGCGACGAGGGCGTCGTGGTGGGTCTCACCAGCGACGCGCTCGCCCGCTCGTCGCGCGAGCGCGAAGTGCCGCCGTTCGAGGAGCGGCGGGAGCGCGTGCGCGCGGAGTTCGACCGGCTCGACGAGTGGGACCGAGACGTCGAGATCCGGCGGATCGACGACGAGCGCGGGTTCGCCGCGACCGACCCGACGCTCGACGCGATCGTCGTCTCGCCCGAGACCGACGAGGCGGTCGCGTCGATCAACCGCCGCCGCGAGGAAAACGGGATGAATCCGCTGACCCAGATCGTCGTCCCGCACGTCCTCGCCGACGACGGCGACCCGATCTCCTCGACGCGTATCGTTCGCGGCGAGATAGACGAGCACGGCAACGCCGAGTGAACAGACGCGACGCCGCCCCGGCCGAACCACCAGACGACCAAACTGTCTAGGCAGTGTATACATCTGTGGCGGCGAGTTGGTAGGACACGTGGGCGATTATATCGAATGTATAGAGTGCGGCTTCACGCTCCTATCCGAGAGTGCTTCGACCCCGCGACCGAAGCGATGGGACTCGTGTCCGGAGTGTGACGGAGCCGATTTCCAGTTCGTAGAGCGACGATAGGACCACTCGACGATATCTCGAAGCTTCCCAGCGCGTCGAAATCCGCCGCCGCGGTCAGCCGGCGTCGAACTGCGACCGGAGCCGACTGATCGTCCGCGCCAGCGCCGGCGTGTTCTCCGCCGGCGAGATGGTCTTCTCGCGGTCGTCGAACGCGACCGCGTCGACCTCGGTCAGCTTGCTCATGTGGGCCTGATAGAGGCCCGTGTACACGCACTTGCGCTGGTCGCTCGTCAGCGCCGCCCTCTCGACGCCGTACTGACGGGCCGCGACGCGCTCGGCGACCTCGGAGAGCGAGAGAGGACCATCGGTGTCGTGGATTATCTCGATCGTGAGGCGGCGGCGTTCGTTGCTGAGGCAGTCGAGGACGTCGTCGAGCGGGAGCGAGGCTGTGGTGGTCGCCGATCCTAGGGGCATGTCTCTGGAAGCGTTTGTCGGAAACGCTTACCGGTACCATCGGAGGAGACCGATAAAAACTTTTTCACTACGAATGAGCGTTTACGGATATTTAGCCCCCTATAGTAGTACGGATCCGACAGAGTAATCCGGATATTGGCTTCAGTATTAAATCTGAACCCGGATTTCGGTTGACGATTCACAGATGCTATAACAAAGTCACCGGGCGGCGAACCGTCGACCGAAGGATGTCCGCAACGACCACCGCGTCGCACGTCTCGCTTCCGAACGACGTAGAATCGCCCCGAGCGAAACTCGTCTATCTGTACCTCCAGGTCGCCGGGGAGGCCACGGCCACCGAGCTCCGGGAGACGCTTGGCGTATCGAAACTCGCGGCGCTCGGCGTCCTCGATTCGCTCGAATCGAGCGGGCACGTCCGTCGGACGGAGAACGGGTATGCCTGCAGCTGACGGTGCCGGCTCGGTCGCGCACCGCGGGACGGAACGGCGCGTCGACCTGTATCTTCGGGACGGCGTCCCCACCGCGATCGCCGGAAGGGTCGAGTCGACGATAGACCGCGGCAAGGCGACCGCGGCGGTGGGTCGGCGGTAAGACCGAGAGGAGCGACGGGAGTGACCATCGAGTAGCGAACACAAGGCGCAAGTTCGAGCCCCGACCCCTCTCGTCCTTCGCTCGACCTCGTCGGGTGGTTCCGTACCCTCTTCTCTACCCGGGACGGCAGGACCCGGAAAGCGCAAGCGACCGATAACCGCATAATACTACCAAGTTATATTAGGATCGAGTGACGACTAACCCCCATGAGCTTCACCGACGACCTGCGCGAGATCGGGGATCCGATCTGGGAGTCGATACTCGACCACCCGATGGTCCGGCGACTGGGCGAGGGGACGCTCGACGAGGAGCCGTTCAGGTACTGGGTGCGCCAGGACTACGTCTACCTGATCGAGTACTCGCGGGTGTTCGCCCACGGCGCGGCGAGCGCTCCCGACCTGGAGCGCATGGGGACGTTCGCCGAACTGCT encodes:
- a CDS encoding amidohydrolase, yielding MSHDVRNRLSALRREFHRHPEPGWCELRTTARVVDELERIGVDDLAVGEEALAADERMAVPSKDELDEWLARAIREDVRRDVLERTADGHTGVVATLDEGEGPTVGLRVDLDGISLAESDDPGHRPADEGFRSEHDGYMHACGHDAHAAIALGTVEAVKESEFSGTFKAFFQPAEEISGGGKPMVESGLVDDVDYLFALHIGLENPTGTIVAGVRKPLAMAHLTATFEGASAHAGKAPNEGANAMQAMATAVQNAYAIPRHPDGMTRVNFGCVEGGTASNVIAEEITLKGEVRGETTALMEYTRTELERVLYAAAEMHDCDVTVRVTSESPRADSDPELRALVGEVAEGVRGVDTVVPSADFGASEDATYFMERVQSSGGLATYLVVGTDHPTNHHTPTFDVDERSLGIGVDLLADSVVELSRRQP
- a CDS encoding aspartate aminotransferase family protein, giving the protein MTAGPPIEELHYDDAPDVDNVPGPKTEQLLQKQREIDSSAVAYPEDIPIAFEEGKGATVRDADGNTFIDLFAGIGVLNVGHANPYVLEAVHEQADKLVHTVDFPSEARLDLIEKLDEIAPSGLRGDSRVVFGGPTGSDAVEASIKLAKYNTGGDGLIAFRGAYHGATPGAMTLTGNKKFKGHYTPLLSDAVHAPYPHPFAQGKEPQEAVDHALEEVQAIVEDPYGGLSNPAGIFVEPIQGEGGVVTPPEGFLQGLRDIADDNGLPLVFDEIQSGLGRSGEWWACDWEGVTPDAMTTAKALGGVGFPLSATIYKEELDTWGSGDHAGTYRGHVVGMRAGLRAIEYIQAHDLLSHAREVGEYIRDRLSEVDATTDRLAEVRGRGLFIGAEFVDADGHPDGDAVDAVQQYCFERGVLVWTAGRHGNVLRLLPPLVITHDLAETALDVVVDAIEHVTAEATGST
- a CDS encoding cupredoxin domain-containing protein, with protein sequence MDHKDETTDEGTERRAAAATRRTVLSVAAVGGPYAMFAGVHRSTDQESARIELGGETPGWVGRAPADIEGETNPTLTLTAGETYELVWENVDGAPHNVVIVDGEGSELVRSEIISEQGTTQTVEFTASEEMAEYYCEVHPNTMHGDVAVEAETTAESAVETSEGETDEEEEELERPTFDPDVVEEHQGDVATIAVSLGDYDRCDVVIGSQELNYKVGFTAIDGVAAEEDGDGQGGEDAASGDGAGDGGDEEQAGSDGQQDSSDGQQDGSDSGQDDGDAVEADGVVKIAFDSFVAGRGDESGIRAVNEGDRIRNYEHATPELPSPLDPTAYPLEAYVEGELTAYGALLLQPRETVDATPGVAPDGSSPSSSDDFPDHVTRREEVATGDWAVVEVEASGLYATLDDISAFDDESLGYELNIVRTDVPNRRDTIPLEEVSVVTDAENDRFFVVADTDSLQIGAVYETMFTITDANPYVPDGESESVSTSFTVVERSVSFDIDGDALTVPPSETELTGTASVAPGTPLTVMVASTQEIHLREAVQTTVEEDGTWAATVDFSRYVPGMRFVATVPELDARVEGEVVSGE
- a CDS encoding phosphopantetheine adenylyltransferase gives rise to the protein MRVVVAGTFGPIHDGHRALFTEALERGDEGVVVGLTSDALARSSREREVPPFEERRERVRAEFDRLDEWDRDVEIRRIDDERGFAATDPTLDAIVVSPETDEAVASINRRREENGMNPLTQIVVPHVLADDGDPISSTRIVRGEIDEHGNAE
- a CDS encoding acyl-CoA synthetase; this translates as MVSEHNLQDYEDARGSFSWDDLYDAADWDAPERLNVAHETVDRHAEDRSKVALYYHGTDGERETVTFWELSERSNRFANVLDDLIDEGDRVFSYMPRVPEHYVAMIGTLKRGAVWGSVNERFGPDGIAYRLDDCDAKVVVTTPENRDTVGEALEDAPSVEHVIVVSDDGTGVRPGDLSYHGVVDAADREYDAAETGGEDDALLYYTSGTTGPAKGVLHKQRWVAGVAATQKYAVDLQEGDLYWSTGDLGWLTGAINTLGAWFWGASLFTYEGEFDSETWADLLDEYPITVLFSVPTAYRMLRTDDEVLSDASLDLRHALSIGEPLSAGVVEWGEDTLGVTIHDTYGQTETGNMIINNYPSMEVKPGSMGKPLPGIEAAVVDPDAGERLPPGETGEIAQRGDYPCFFAEYWQKPDKTADCFVDGPDGEWYLSGDLAHTDEDGYFWFEGRADDVIISSGYRIGPFEVESSLGEHPAVAEGAVVPKPDEQRGTIVKAYVTLTEDYEPSESLVEEIQTHVKEDLAAHEYPREIEFVEELPKTVTGKIRRTELRDRTEDPTS
- a CDS encoding helix-turn-helix domain-containing protein, giving the protein MSATTTASHVSLPNDVESPRAKLVYLYLQVAGEATATELRETLGVSKLAALGVLDSLESSGHVRRTENGYACS
- a CDS encoding SIR2 family NAD-dependent protein deacylase, producing the protein MSDPRLRKGARLVRDADEVVLHVGPELLAGTDVPADELAASLWGDPDGSFTMARFEEHPERVWDDWLDFWDDAAAGPASADPRPVHERVAELVADGHVSSVLTENVFGQLRAAGVPEEDSIEFHGRADLARCEYCERTFDVAPERTTGHRRCHACGGTLGPGVVLAGEPPARHDRLAAYARAEKCDVYVAAGTRLSVDPTAENAEHAVESGAGLLVIGERPTPMDGAADYRIREDPASALARLRDAVAILQ
- a CDS encoding DUF7344 domain-containing protein is translated as MPLGSATTTASLPLDDVLDCLSNERRRLTIEIIHDTDGPLSLSEVAERVAARQYGVERAALTSDQRKCVYTGLYQAHMSKLTEVDAVAFDDREKTISPAENTPALARTISRLRSQFDAG